A DNA window from Hordeum vulgare subsp. vulgare chromosome 1H, MorexV3_pseudomolecules_assembly, whole genome shotgun sequence contains the following coding sequences:
- the LOC123436774 gene encoding probable methyltransferase At1g29790, producing the protein MRKTVVGSASTGGGWPCSLNLNVLFLLSMVATNLLSLYHLSIRASPTTPALQSGSDFDQQQVLQQLSAIRATVSHLRSATPPPPPELVLYSRLAPVASACSAHPDLLHRFMTYVPFASCPDDVHTLAEPLILRGCHPLPRRRCFSPTPDAGSVQLPTDPFAPLPDSAVRWPTDAKKCRSFSCLPASLGFDVARTEAGKFLRSLGPLDLTVPQLLRLASMSRAGPIRLGLDVGGGTGTLAARLKRAANATVLTTTMDLGAPYSEAAAARGVVPLHAPLQQRFPVGDGTMDLVRAGHAVNRWIPEPALEFLWYDADRVLRPGGLLWVDHLWCRKGDLDGVYAAMLRRLGYKTIKWAVADKTGNGAKDELVYLTALLQKPF; encoded by the coding sequence ATGAGGAAGACGGTGGTGGGCTCCGCCTCCACGGGGGGAGGCTGGCCGTGCAGTCTGAACCTCAACGTGTTGTTCCTGCTCTCCATGGTGGCCACCAACCTGCTCTCCCTCTACCACCTCTCCATCCGCGCCTCCCCCACCACGCCGGCGCTCCAATCCGGCTCCGACTTCGACCAGCAGCAGGTCCTCCAGCAGCTCAGCGCCATCCGCGCCACCGTCTCCCACCTCCgctccgccacccctcccccgccCCCCGAGCTCGTCCTCTACTCGCGCCTCGCCCCCGTCGCCTCCGCATGCTCCGCGCACCCCGACCTCCTCCACCGCTTCATGACCTACGTCCCCTTCGCTTCCTGCCCCGACGACGTCCACACCCTCGCCGAGCCTCTCATCCTCCGCGGCTGCCACCCGCTCCCCAGGCGCCGCTGCTtctccccgacgcccgacgccggaTCCGTCCAGCTCCCCACCGACCCCTTCGCGCCGCTCCCCGACTCCGCCGTGCGCTGGCCGACGGACGCGAAGAAATGCAGGTCCTTCTCTTGCCTGCCGGCGTCGCTCGGGTTCGACGTGGCGCGGACGGAGGCCGGCAAGTTCCTCCGGTCGCTGGGGCCTCTGGACCTGACGGTGCCGCAGCTGCTCCGTCTGGCGTCGATGAGCCGCGCGGGGCCCATTCGGCTGGGGCTGGACGTGGGCGGCGGCACGGGGACGCTGGCGGCGCGGCTGAAGCGGGCGGCGAACGCGACGGTGCTGACGACGACCATGGACCTGGGCGCGCCCTACTCGGAGGCCGCGGCGGCGCGCGGGGTGGTGCCGTTGCACGCGCCGCTGCAGCAGCGGTTCCCCGTGGGGGACGGGACGATGGACCTGGTGCGAGCGGGGCACGCGGTGAACCGGTGGATCCCGGAGCCGGCACTGGAGTTCCTTTGGTACGACGCGGACCGGGTGCTGCGCCCGGGCGGGCTGCTCTGGGTGGATCACCTCTGGTGCCGGAAGGGCGACCTCGACGGTGTGTACGCAGCCATGCTGCGGAGGCTGGGCTACAAGACCATCAAGTGGGCCGTCGCCGACAagaccggcaacggcgccaaggaCGAGCTCGTCTACCTCACCGCGCTGCTGCAGAAGCCATTCTAG